AAAGATCGGCCTCGGCCAGGCACATGCCGCACCTGACAGCACCGCACCCACCACACCACCCGAAGCTTCGACAGGCGGTGCCGGCGCACCCACGGGTCCTGCAATGGACCAGGTGGACGTCGCGGCCAAGCTCGACGGCATGGCGCAGAACCATCCGGAGAAGCTCAACTGGCGCACGTCCATCGTCGATCTGTTGAAGTTGCTCGGCCTGGACAGCAGCCTCACCGCGCGCAAGGAACTGGCTACCGAGCTGGGTTGCCCGGCTGACAAGCTGGGGGATTCGGCACAGATGAACATGTGGTTGCACAAGACGGTGCTGAACAAACTCGCCGAGAATGGCGGCAACGTACCAGCCGATCTGCTGGACTGATCTGCTTCTCAAGTGGCGACAGGCGGGCTGCAGCGGTTGCCGCAGCTCGCGCAAAGGATCAATGCTCGTGCATGCGCACGTTCAACTCGTCGACGATTGGCGCCCACTCCGCATCCTCGATCCACTCATCGCGCAGCAGCGCACGCTGCGACTCGTTCCAGACCGGCGCATCGGCCAGGCGGACGTCTTCCGGCAGGCGCCCATGCTTGCCGATGAATGCATCGATACTCGCCGGATCTGACGCCAGGCCGAGCTGCTCGAACAGGGTACCGAGGTCTTTGTTGGGTAGTTCCATGATGTTCTCCTTAGGCTCGTCAACAGGCTGAAAGGCGCATCACGCGTTGCGCTACTTGCCTATTCAGAGGCTCTGCGGCTGACTACAGTTCCGCCTGGACCGATGAGGAACGACCTGCATGGACATCCTGCTCTGCGGCAGCTTCGACGAAAACGAGCGCGACGCCTGGCTCGCAGAGCTGCAGCGCACCTTGCCGCAAGCCCGCTGGCACCTGACCGCCACGCCGGAGAGCGCCGGGCTGATCACCGCGGCGGTGGTCGCGAACCCTCCCGCTGGCTCGCTGCACGGCCTGCCCAACCTGCGGCTGATTCAGTCACTCTGGGCCGGTGTGGACCGCCTGCTCAGCGACCCGAGCCTGCCGGATGTGCCGGTGGCACGCATGGTCGACCCGACCATGAGCGCGGCCATGGCCGAAACCGCGCTATGGGCGACGCTCTCGTTGCACCGGGGTTTCTACGATTACGCCCGGCAGCAGCGCGCCTGCGATTGGCGGCAACTGCCGCAGCGGCGGGCCGACGAAATCCAGGTGACTCTGCTGGGCATGGGCCAGATGGGCCGGACATGTGCCCAGCGCTTGGTCGCCCAAGGCTACCGCGTGACCGGTTGGAAGCTTCGCAGCGGCGCTGCCGATGGCGTTGCGCTGGAGCACGGTATGGATGCCCTCTGGCCGCTGCTGGCACGCAGCGACATCGTCATCAACCTGCTGCCATTGACGCCACAGACGGGCGATCTGCTGGGCCGGCGTTTCTTCGAAGCCCTGCGCCCCGGCGCGGGGCTGGTCAACCTTGCCCGCGGCGGGCACCTGGTCGAGGCGGATCTGTTGCAGGCGCTCGAATGCGGCCAGGTCGGCCATGCGGTGCTCGACGTGTTTCGCAGCGAGCCGCTGCCGGCAGAGCATCCGTTCTGGAGGCATCCACAGGTGACCGTGCTGCCCCACATCGCAGCCGCGACGGACATGCGCAGCGCGGCGCGGATCGTCGCAGTGAACCTGCAAGCGCTGCGTGACGGCGAGCCGCTGCATGATCTGGTGGAACGCAGCCGCGGCTACTGAGCGCGGCTGCGACCACCGGGCATAACCAAGCGGCTCAATCCTGGCTGAGCGCGCCGATCCGGTGGATGGAAAGATCCGCGCCGTTGAACTCTTCCTCCTGGCTCAGGCGAATGCCAGTGGTCAGCTTGAGCAGGCCGTAGACGCCGAAGCCGCCCAGCAGTGCCACCAGCATGCCCATGCCACTGCCGATCACCTGGCTGATCAGGCTCACGCCGCCCAGGCCGCCCAGCGCGGCCTGACCGAAGATGCCGCAAGCCACCCCGCCCCAAATCCCGCACAAACCATGCAGCGGCCATACTCCCAGCACATCGTCGATCTTCCAGCGATTCTGCGTAGCGGTGAACGTCCAGACGAACAGTGCTCCGGCGATCGCACCGGTAGCCAGTGCACCGACCGGATGCATCAGGTCGGAGCCGGCACAGACCGCCACCAGCCCGGCTAGCGGGCCGTTGTGCAGGAAGCCCGGGTCATTGCGACCGGCGAGCCATGCCGCGGCCGTTCCGCCGACCATCGCCATCAACGAGTTGACCGCCACCAGCCCGCTGATGCCCTCGATGGTCTGCGCGCTCATGACGTTGAAGCCGAACCAGCCGACGATGAGAATCCACGAACCCAGCGCCAGGAACGGAATGTTCGACGGCGCGAAGGCCACCAGCCTGCCGTCCCGATAGCGACCGTTGCGCCGCCCCAGCAGCACTACCGCGCCGAATGCCAGCCAGCCGCCCATGGCGTGCACCACCACGGAGCCGGCGAAGTCATGGAAGGAGGCACCGAACTGGCGCTCGAGCCAGCCCTGGAAGCCGAAGTTGCCGTTCCAGATCAGGCCCTCGAAGAACGGGTAGACGAACGCGACGATCAGCAGCGTGGCGCACAGTTGCGGGCCGAACCGCGCGCGCTCGGCGATCCCGCCGGAGATGATCGCCGGAATGGCCGCGGCGAAGGTCAGCAGGAAGAAGAACTTCACCAGCGCATAGCCGTGGTCCAGGACCAGCTGATCGGCCGGCTGCATGAAGGTCACGCCGTAGGCGACCCAGTAGCCGATGAAGAAGTACGCCAGGGTCGATACTGCGAAGTCGGTGATGATCTTCGATAGCGCATTGACTTGATTCTTCAGACGTACCGTACCGACTTCGAGGAAGGCGAAGCCGGCATGCATGGCCAGCACCATCACCGCGCCCATCAGGATGAACAGGGTATTCGAACCGTGGACCAGGGTTTCCACGGCGCTGTTGAGGTTTTCCATGGGTTACTACAGCCTCAGCGGATAAATCGCACCAAAACGGTTACCGTCGCCAGACGCGTGCACCGAGATGCATCACCGCGCCATGTCGAGCCACCGTCACCTGCAGCCGGAGCTTGCTTGCAGCGAAACGCTGAAGCGCCATGAAACCTTTGATATCAAGAGTTTAGGAAAACTACCGGAAATCCGTCGTGCGCCATTGCGGGGCTCGCACGACGACTGCTGCACCAAGCGATAGCAAGGCGCGTACCAAGCGCAGCGGCAATTCTGGTGCGGTGCACGCTCAGAGGGCGGAAAGAGCCCGGTATTCGTCCTGGGCCAACTGGTCGGTCATACCGCTGATGTAGTCCTGCAGCATCCGGTTGCGGTAGTAGAACTCCCACAAAGGCCAATCCGCCGATTGCTCGCCGTGCGCCTTGAGCGCTTCGTGGTAGGCCTTGACCAGCTGGTTGGGCAGGCGCCGCGCCAGCATCTGCAGGTGAGGTTCGCTGCGGCAGGTGCCAAGGCTGAGTGCGTCGAACACGGTGGCCGGCACGCGCAGTAGCGGCGCATAGAAGTCGAGCAGGCCCTGGAGGATGCGATAGCCCTGCAGTTGCAACGTTTCCACCTCGCGGTGGCAGAACACATGCTCCATCGCGACATCCTTGAAGGTCTGCACGATGGCGTTGGGCAGGCTGTCGTCTTCCAGCAACGCGCGATCCAGCGTGCCATGGTAGACCGCGTCGATGTTGTCGATGAACTGCCGCGCAGCGTGCTGCACCAGCGGGTGGATCATGTTCACCCGCAGCCAGATGAAGAACTCGCCGGCCTTGTTGATCGGCTCCTTCTGTGCGCGTTCCAGCGCGTAGTTGACCATGCCCCGGAAACTGCGCTCCGGCCCCGGCACCGGGGCATCGACCGAACCATGCAGCGCGAACTTGGCGAGCAGCAGCTGCGCCAGCTGTTCGATGCTGAAGATGCCCTTCTCCACCGAATCCTCGATGTCGGCCAGGCAATAGGCAATATCGTCGGCGGCCTCCATCACGTAGGCCAACGGATGACGCGTGTACGGCTGCAGATCGAGCGCCGCCTGCAGCGCACGCACGAAGGGCTCCTCGGACAGATAGAAGCCGGGCTTCTTCAGCAGGTAGGCGCCTGGCGTGCCTTTCGCGGGCTTGGCCTGATAGGCCGGCCGGACGTACTTGAGCAGTCCGGCGGCCTGCGTATAGGTCAGGTTGAGGCGTTGCAGCGAGACCACCAGACGAACCGCCTGGGCATTGCCTTCGAAGTGCTTGAGATCGACCAGCATCCGTTTGCGCAGCTCGGCATCGCCCTGCCCCGGTGTCACGGCAGCCGTGAACAGCGCGTCGAGATTGCGCTCGAACCACTCGCCGATGGCGTACTCGCCAAAATGGCCGAACGGCGGATTGCCGATGTCGTGCATCAGGCAGGTCATCTCGACCAGACTCTGCAATGCCGGCTCGAGCCCGTCCAGGCCGAACTCCGCGGCACGGTTGCCGAGCTGCTTGTACAGGGTACGAACGATGAAGCGGCCGGTCTGCTGCACTTCCAGCGAATGGGTGAGACGGCTGCGCACCGCCGCATTGCGCTCCAGCGGAAAGACCTGGGTCTTCTGCTGCAGGCGGCGCACCGCGGCCGAGTTGATGATGCGCCCGCGATCGCTCTCCAGCTGATCCAGCACGGCATCGAGATTGCCATCGCTGGCCCGCAGGCCCGTCTCGGCCTTGCCATAGGGGCGTTGGCGGGAGATTTTGTGCTTGAAGTTCACGGAAACCGGCATGCATCGTTCTCGTGGCGCGAAAAGAAGAGCCATCGAGCCTAACGCGAGCGTTCCGGGTTTACCATCGCTGCCCCTTTCATTGCCAAGCACGGCGACGGAGACGATCGTGAGTCGAGCAGATTTCCATCAGAACAATGCCGAGCGCGCCCGCGCCGAAGCCCAGCGCCTGCTGGACCAGCAGGCGGCCCTTGGCTCGCGCTGGCTGGCCTGGGTCGCCACCGAGCTCTATCAGCTCAGCCCGCCGGAATACACCGCCATGGTCCGCCGCGAACTGGAGCGGCTCAATCGAGCGCAGCAGCCGTGACCCAGCAGGCGCCACGCCCCTCCCTCGGAGCCTGGGCCGTCGACGGCCCACTGCTGTGCCGTCAGTTCTCACCGCTGCCGAACAGCCGCAAGGCCAGCGCCATGGACAAGCATGCGAGCGACGGCCCGTTGTGGCTGGGCCTGGATGGCCTGCAGGGCGATCGGATCGCCGATCGGCGTTTTCATGGCGGGCCGGATCGCAGCCTCTGCCACTACCCAAGCCAGCATTATCAGTATTGGTCGCAGCGCTTCCCGCAGCTGCGTTCGCGGCTTGGTCCCGGCGCCTTCGGTGAGAACCTCGGCAGCCAGGCGCTGAATGAAGAGCAGGCATGCATCGGCGACCTTCTTCGCTGGGGCTCTGCGCTGATCGAGATCAGCCAGCCGCGCTCGCCCTGCATCAGGCTGGACAGCCGGCATGGCGTGCGTGGCCTGGCGCGGGAGCTGTCGGCGAGCGGCCGCACCGGCTGGCTCTACCGGACCATCGAGCCAGGTAGCGTACGTCCTGGCGACAGGTTGCAGTTGCTCGAACGAGCGCACCCGCAGATCAGCGTCGCGCACCTGTGGCGCTGCTTTCTCGACCAGGACCTGGCTGAAGTCAGCCTGCTGCAACTGGCCGAGCTGCAGCCTCTGGCCATGCACTATCGGGCGATCTTCCGCCAGCGCTACGACACCCTTCGCGGCCGGCGCGACCAGCACAGCCTGTTCGACTGATAGCTAAGCAAAGCAATGCGTGCAAAGCCGCCCAGCAGTGCCATACTGCAGCGGTCACGGAAGACACAGGCCGGAAGCAGGCTTCGCTCCAGCAGCGACAGTCAGGCCTTCGCACCAGGACATGTCCAGCCAGCAATTACAGGTGAACACCATGAGCAAGGGAATGGACGCAAGGAAGAACAGCAAGAAAAAGCCGATGAAAACGGCGCAAGAAAAACGGATGGCCAAGCGCGACAAGAAGAGTGGCTCCGGCACTACGCTGCTCGGCACCCACGCCGCGACCCATTGAGCCTGATCGCTGCAACGCCCGGTCTGATACCGGGCGTTTCAGACCTTGGCCAGGCGCAACCGGCCGAACAACCAGCTACCGCAGACATTCACCCCCAGCCCGATCATCACCAGCAACGCCCCGGCCAACTGCAGCGACCCCAGCCGCTCGCCCAGCAGCACACTGGCTGACGTCAGCCCGACCACCGGCACCAGCAGCGAGAACGGCGCCACCTGGCTCGCCGGATAACGCGACAGCAAGCGACTCCACAGGCCATAGCCGAGAATGGTCGCGCCGAATGCCAGATAGGCCAGCACCAAAATCGTCTGCCAGCCGATGCCGCGCAGCGCCGCCTCGATCACCACCGGCCCCTCGAGCCACAGCGACAGCGCCAGGAACGGCAGCGGCGGCACCAGACTGCCCCACA
This DNA window, taken from Pseudomonas sp. FeN3W, encodes the following:
- a CDS encoding glyoxylate/hydroxypyruvate reductase A encodes the protein MDILLCGSFDENERDAWLAELQRTLPQARWHLTATPESAGLITAAVVANPPAGSLHGLPNLRLIQSLWAGVDRLLSDPSLPDVPVARMVDPTMSAAMAETALWATLSLHRGFYDYARQQRACDWRQLPQRRADEIQVTLLGMGQMGRTCAQRLVAQGYRVTGWKLRSGAADGVALEHGMDALWPLLARSDIVINLLPLTPQTGDLLGRRFFEALRPGAGLVNLARGGHLVEADLLQALECGQVGHAVLDVFRSEPLPAEHPFWRHPQVTVLPHIAAATDMRSAARIVAVNLQALRDGEPLHDLVERSRGY
- a CDS encoding DUF2789 domain-containing protein — protein: MELPNKDLGTLFEQLGLASDPASIDAFIGKHGRLPEDVRLADAPVWNESQRALLRDEWIEDAEWAPIVDELNVRMHEH
- a CDS encoding MOSC domain-containing protein; this translates as MTQQAPRPSLGAWAVDGPLLCRQFSPLPNSRKASAMDKHASDGPLWLGLDGLQGDRIADRRFHGGPDRSLCHYPSQHYQYWSQRFPQLRSRLGPGAFGENLGSQALNEEQACIGDLLRWGSALIEISQPRSPCIRLDSRHGVRGLARELSASGRTGWLYRTIEPGSVRPGDRLQLLERAHPQISVAHLWRCFLDQDLAEVSLLQLAELQPLAMHYRAIFRQRYDTLRGRRDQHSLFD
- the dgt gene encoding dGTPase gives rise to the protein MPVSVNFKHKISRQRPYGKAETGLRASDGNLDAVLDQLESDRGRIINSAAVRRLQQKTQVFPLERNAAVRSRLTHSLEVQQTGRFIVRTLYKQLGNRAAEFGLDGLEPALQSLVEMTCLMHDIGNPPFGHFGEYAIGEWFERNLDALFTAAVTPGQGDAELRKRMLVDLKHFEGNAQAVRLVVSLQRLNLTYTQAAGLLKYVRPAYQAKPAKGTPGAYLLKKPGFYLSEEPFVRALQAALDLQPYTRHPLAYVMEAADDIAYCLADIEDSVEKGIFSIEQLAQLLLAKFALHGSVDAPVPGPERSFRGMVNYALERAQKEPINKAGEFFIWLRVNMIHPLVQHAARQFIDNIDAVYHGTLDRALLEDDSLPNAIVQTFKDVAMEHVFCHREVETLQLQGYRILQGLLDFYAPLLRVPATVFDALSLGTCRSEPHLQMLARRLPNQLVKAYHEALKAHGEQSADWPLWEFYYRNRMLQDYISGMTDQLAQDEYRALSAL
- a CDS encoding DUF3597 domain-containing protein, which gives rise to MGLFNSILEKIGLGQAHAAPDSTAPTTPPEASTGGAGAPTGPAMDQVDVAAKLDGMAQNHPEKLNWRTSIVDLLKLLGLDSSLTARKELATELGCPADKLGDSAQMNMWLHKTVLNKLAENGGNVPADLLD
- a CDS encoding ammonium transporter, which gives rise to MENLNSAVETLVHGSNTLFILMGAVMVLAMHAGFAFLEVGTVRLKNQVNALSKIITDFAVSTLAYFFIGYWVAYGVTFMQPADQLVLDHGYALVKFFFLLTFAAAIPAIISGGIAERARFGPQLCATLLIVAFVYPFFEGLIWNGNFGFQGWLERQFGASFHDFAGSVVVHAMGGWLAFGAVVLLGRRNGRYRDGRLVAFAPSNIPFLALGSWILIVGWFGFNVMSAQTIEGISGLVAVNSLMAMVGGTAAAWLAGRNDPGFLHNGPLAGLVAVCAGSDLMHPVGALATGAIAGALFVWTFTATQNRWKIDDVLGVWPLHGLCGIWGGVACGIFGQAALGGLGGVSLISQVIGSGMGMLVALLGGFGVYGLLKLTTGIRLSQEEEFNGADLSIHRIGALSQD